GTGATAATAATCCTAGGTTATTTGTTTACTGGACGGGAAGTTCCCATTTTTCaactaacacaaaaaaaaaaaaaaaaaaaatttgccgGCTAACTAGGCTAAATTAACACCACATATATTACCATCATAACCAGATCTAATGATTcgttcaaagaaacaaaaaaaaaaaagcagatcaATGATACGaatctaaaatcaaaatatgttttattttggtgGCTTAAGCTTGAGACATATCTAGTCGGATACTGGCCGAGCTTCATAGTTCCAAAGCTAGCAGATTCAGCACGGAAGATCGTATGGGGAGGTGAAATTACACATTATGTTGAAGGCAGAGGGGAACACACGCTACCGCAAATGGGGAGTGGCCATTTCGCAGAAGAAGGTTTTAAGAAGGCGGCTTATTTCAATTGCATAGAGTACATCGATAAATCTAATAATCCTATCACACCCTTTGCTCAAAATCTCGAAGCAATCATTACTCGGCCCGAATGCTATAACCTCAAGGTTGGCTCTAGCCGAAGGTGGGGAGCTTACATTTTTTACGGCGGACCTGGACATAACCCTCAATGCCTATGAGAGATTATGCTAACTAgattttaagttgtatttttACTAGGAAAATGAAGTACCTGTCGATGCGTTTGATTTTGAGAAGAGAATTATTTCTAAACTTCTAATCTTTTGAATATACTAATGTACCTCCTCAAAATGTTTTTCCTTGCTTCATCAGTAATGCATAGGCCTTagatttcttctatatatatttcacgatccttaaattaattagataacattttaaaccaagaaaaatacagagattgtGTTATCCGATTAATTGGGcacataataaataataaatgtcCAATAATTATCGAATTTCTAATATGTGGAATAATACGACTTGCTGGAATTGACTCCGCTTAAGTATGGAATACCAATACGGACAATTTTCTATGGGTCAGTGTCGGTcttctttgttagttttttcaCATATGCGTATAttcgtaaacaaaaaaaaaacatttaacggAAAACTAAAGAATTGATCGCCCACGTAAGTATTATCgctattaaaaattataaataacattcTTGTGGGAATATCCATTTCCTTGCACAACTTTATCCAAAGGTTTGTCTATATAATGGCAAAGTAATATAACGCAAAACATGAGCAAATCACAAAATTTTCCTATTTCTTTCACCtagtttagaatatttttacaattaattttCCTATTCTATACTACCTAAAGGGTGGTAAAAAATTAACGGGTCAATATGATATTTTACTATACTTGGCTCTCTATGTGTTTAATAAAAGATGAGGGTGAGGACATAAGTTCTTGGTGATGACTATGAGCGTCGTCGATGAGCAGCTCTCCCATGGATTTTCATAGCAAACTATGAGATAATAAGAATGATGCTTAACATAATAACACTAGAATCATACTACACATAAGAATCAACTCAAAACTctcaaaacaaatagaaaaatgtAAAGCCAATCAGCCAgccagccaaaaaaaaaatcattgtacACATAGAATGGTGGTAGTAactttttataagataaatctGTTGGCTCTAACATatgcattttatattatttgatttaggatACATAATTAAACTCGTCTAGAAAAACTAGGCACACacagaattttaaaattctaagcGAGTACctatagtttttggattttttttgttttctaagttttttgttaagatcataggaattctttgcccaaaaaaaaagatcataggAATTCGGTGAGAAATTCGTATATAATTTGGTCCACATGATTAAAGATGTCCACTAAAACTAAAATACTTACATTATGAACGACACTACCATGAACTAATTTatggtatatatttgttatgtttttgattGGTGGCATTAATTTGGTGGAGGTGGTTAGAGACAATTGGGCACAACCCGTTTTTGTTAACCATAGTCTATAGATATTAGATACGTTTAAAGAggtcatttttttattaaatactgtacagttcttttttattaaagactattttatatacaatattaatgaaataatagaaaatgatAAATGGAATTAATAGAAACTCAATACACAACAAATAAGgtaaaaaatctgtagaaaataatgaagatgatgaaactggataagtaaaaacttttatatataaaaagaaaataaaaaatgttaagtaCATTACatcataattttatgttaaaaagaaTTGGATAAAGATGAAATGACAATAAAGATGGAATATACTAGATCGTACATATACTAATAATGATCTGATCAATAATTTGCtaatatctatactagtataaatttataatgtaaCACGTgatatctctctatatataaaagagaagtcTGGGGAACTTACATTTTATATGGCGGACCTGGACCTAACCCTCAATGCCTATGAGAGATTAGGTTAACAAGATCTTTAATTGTACTTTTTACTAGGAAAATGAAGTACCCGTCGATGCGTTTGATTTTGAGAAGTGACATGatgtttcaaattttctttacaaGATGTTTGTGACAACCTTTTCAGAATTGATTTCTATGATAGAACTTAGTAGCGTTCTAAAGAATGTGTAAACTATTGAAGACTAACAAATTGGTTTTGcgttttaagtaaaaaaaaagtcgtaTCAATATTATACGACTGACTTTTAATAAGCACCACCACGTTTCTTTTGTTGGATAAACGTAACAAAGTCGTTGTCACTTGTCATTAATTCACTTATCAAGTGCTACCTTGCACGATTTGTAACTTgcagaaaacagaacaaagaaggATATgataaatttatgtatatttagtATAAAACCTTGCACGACACCTTCCGTTAGATCGATCAGCTTTGACTTCTACGTTTAAGTTTGCGTTTTtaacattcacaaaaaaaaagagtatgcTTTACACTTatcctctctttcttgtttctaaGCAATTGACACCAAGTTTATATACAAACCCATGACTCcaagtttcctctgtttctaacAACCAAAAAAGGTATCCTTTGTTGACATATCTGTTATCTGTACATCAACCTTCCTGTGTATGTTCCGCTATCCGAAATATGGGAAATTGTCTTTCAATATCAGATCCTTCTCTTGAAGATGGATCAAAGAAGATTCTCAAAGCACTTCCGGTCGAAACTCCCTTCAAGTTTCCCTCACCATTGCCTACTTTTACTCAAGGTTTGTATCGCTTCTCGTtgatccctctctctctcaattacTTTGCTGATTTTGATTTGACTTGCAACATCAGGTGACGGTTTTGCGAAACGAACCATTGACTTGGGAGGTGGTCTGGAGGTTAGTCAAGTTTCGACATTCAACAAAGTTTGGTCCACTTATGAAGGAGGACCAGACAATCTCGGAGCCACATTCTTTGAACCATCTTCATTCCCTTCCGGTTTCTCCATCCTTGGTCACTATGCTCAACCAAACAACCGTAAACTCTTTGGTTGGGTACTCACAGCTAGAGATCTTTCCAGCAACACCTTGAAACCCCCAGTGGATTACACCCTCGTCGGAAACACCGAGTCACTGAAGATCAAACAAGACGGACCTGGTTATTTCTGGCAGCCCGTTCCACCTGATGGATATCAAGCCGTTGGTCTAATAGTCACAAACTCCTCACAAAAGCCACCTCTAGACAAAGTAGGCTGCGTTCGATCAGATCTAACCGAACAATGTGAAGCTGATACATGGATATGGGAAACAAACGGAGTCAACATCTCAAATCTAAGACCAACCACAAGAGGAACACAAGCTACAGGTGTCAGTGTAGGTACATTTACATGGCAAACCCAAAACTCCCCTCCTCCATCATTATCTTGCTTAAAGAATACAAATTTCGACTTCTCTACAATGCCTAATGAGTCCCAAATCAAAGAACTGTTCCAAACTTATTCTCCATGGGTCTACTTCCACCCAGACGAAGATTATCTACCTTCCTCTGTTAACTGGTACTTCAACAACGGAGCATTGCTATACAAGAGATGCGAAGAATCAAAACCAATACCTATCGAATCAAACGGTTCTAATCTTCCACAAGGCGGATCAAACGATGGATCATACTGGCTAGACCTACCAATAGACAAAAACGgtaaagagagagttaaaaaaggAGACTTACAAAGCACAAAAGTGTATCTTCACATCAAACCAATGCTCGGAGCAACATTCACAGACATATCGATCTGGATCTTTTACCCTTTCAATGGTCCTGCACGAGCTAAAGTCAAATTCGTAAATCTACCGTTGGGGAGGATCGGAGAACACATTGGAGATTGGGAACACGCGACGTTACGGATCAGTAACTTCACCGGAGAGCTATGGCGAGTGTTTCTATCGCAGCACAGCGGTGGAGTTTGGATCGAGGCTTGCGATTTAGAGTTCCAAGGAGGAAGTAACAAACCTGTAGCTTACGCATCGCTTCACGGTCACGCTATGTATCCGAAACCTGGATTGGTGTTGCAAGGAGACGATGGGGTTGGGATAAGGAACGATACGGCGAAGAGTAAAAAAGTGATTGATACTGGATTAGGGTATGAGGTGATTGCGGCGGAGTATGACGGCGGAGGAGTGGTTGAGCCGCCGTGGGTTAATTATTTAAGGAAGTGGGGACCCAAGATTGATTATGATGTTGATGATCAGGTTAAGGGCGTTGAGAGTATATTGCCTGGGTTACTGAAAAAGGCCTTTGTTAAATTTGTCAGCAAGATTCCTGATGAAGTTTATGGTGAAGATGGGCCTACTGGGCCTAAACTTAAGGGAAACTGGGTTGGTGATGAAAGTTAAAAAgatgaatttgtttgttttttcttactatttgttagtttggtaattaaaattCTTCTTAACCCTTGTTTatgtgtatatacataaaaattaagTTTGGCCAagtgaaaaaccaaaaaatattggaaatatTAGTGAACAGATTTTTATCATAATAAAACACTTCAGATACACACAAAGCcaaaaagtaaaaccaaaagtaCAATAAGTTTATGAAAGGAACAAAATTTCTTAGTTTTTagttaccaaaatattttagaaatccAGAGATCCACATTGTTTGCTCTCTATAGATTTCACAGCAGGTCCAGGCTTCTTTGTATCCTTTTTATGATCACCATTTACGCCTCTCGGTCTTCCAATACCCATCTTAGGTAAACCACGGTTCAGTCCTTCTAACAAAACACAAGCTTTACACCATTTCTGCATATCATGTTTTAatccaaaacaatcaaacaactaTATATTAACTCTATGTTCTAATGATGCATGACAACTGACACTTTATGTGATAAAGAGAGGTCTCACCTGGCTAGAAATATACCCACATCTCTCACACGTTCCTTGCTCAGGCATCTTTGTGGTTGTGGCAATTCTAAAATCTTCTCCAGATTTTATGATGTCCAGAATCGCCCTCGGCCTGCATTTTGTAGAAGTTAGTGATCCCTACTTAACTCATGATTGTAGCAGATACTGacaggaagaagaagtcgaGAAAGAACCTTAGTCTTTCCAAATCTTTGATGAACTCACGGGCAAACCCACGATACGCATTAGGAGAGTATATGCCTGCAAACTCAACAAACGAAAGAGTTATCTTGGCTGAAAATGAAATCTACGAACAatgaaaaaaactttaaaaaatgcACACTTACATTCAGTAGAGAAGTAGTCCAGCTTCTTGAAATAAGCATACGTATAGCAACGTTAAGGTATatcgcatttttttttttgttgacaagtAACAGTAATATAAAACCATCAGTAGTATTCAAAACAGAAGGATGTAAGGATATATGACAATCTCCTTTTCGTATGTATACTTGAAAGGTTTACATCTTGGAATGGGACCATCTTCACCAGTAGTAATCGATGTGCACCGACTTAATCTACAATAGCCAACATTACAAAAATCATTTCATTCACGAATGagatagatttttctttttttttcatcaaatcatcaaaaaaatatttacctaGCAATATCCCCACGCAATATGTTCAAGAGAACGGTTTCGGCTATATCATCTGCATTATGTCCAGTGACTAGCTTATCTACTTTCAATAACGCAGCTCCTCGATCAAGTGCCTTTAGATGAATCAAACAGaagcaaattaaaaacaaaattttgttgttgttatgcaGAGTTATT
The Camelina sativa cultivar DH55 chromosome 6, Cs, whole genome shotgun sequence genome window above contains:
- the LOC104793366 gene encoding uncharacterized protein LOC104793366, whose amino-acid sequence is MGNCLSISDPSLEDGSKKILKALPVETPFKFPSPLPTFTQGDGFAKRTIDLGGGLEVSQVSTFNKVWSTYEGGPDNLGATFFEPSSFPSGFSILGHYAQPNNRKLFGWVLTARDLSSNTLKPPVDYTLVGNTESLKIKQDGPGYFWQPVPPDGYQAVGLIVTNSSQKPPLDKVGCVRSDLTEQCEADTWIWETNGVNISNLRPTTRGTQATGVSVGTFTWQTQNSPPPSLSCLKNTNFDFSTMPNESQIKELFQTYSPWVYFHPDEDYLPSSVNWYFNNGALLYKRCEESKPIPIESNGSNLPQGGSNDGSYWLDLPIDKNGKERVKKGDLQSTKVYLHIKPMLGATFTDISIWIFYPFNGPARAKVKFVNLPLGRIGEHIGDWEHATLRISNFTGELWRVFLSQHSGGVWIEACDLEFQGGSNKPVAYASLHGHAMYPKPGLVLQGDDGVGIRNDTAKSKKVIDTGLGYEVIAAEYDGGGVVEPPWVNYLRKWGPKIDYDVDDQVKGVESILPGLLKKAFVKFVSKIPDEVYGEDGPTGPKLKGNWVGDES
- the LOC104793367 gene encoding cytoplasmic tRNA 2-thiolation protein 1-like, with product MEAKSKKAGATRLCCLCNLRRPVLKRPKTLQQICRECFYEVFEEEIHQVIVQNRLFKSGERVAIGASGGKDSTVLAYVLSELNRRHDYGLDLFLLSIDEGITGYRDDSLETVKRNEVQYGLPLQIVSYKDLYGWTMDDIVKMIGLKNNCTFCGVFRRQALDRGAALLKVDKLVTGHNADDIAETVLLNILRGDIARLSRCTSITTGEDGPIPRCKPFKYTYEKEIVMYAYFKKLDYFSTECIYSPNAYRGFAREFIKDLERLRPRAILDIIKSGEDFRIATTTKMPEQGTCERCGYISSQKWCKACVLLEGLNRGLPKMGIGRPRGVNGDHKKDTKKPGPAVKSIESKQCGSLDF